A region of Catenibacterium mitsuokai DNA encodes the following proteins:
- a CDS encoding ABC transporter permease family protein yields the protein MGTFKFACKMLKREKRQAISYGVTVLFTVFVSFIFFNIINNDTLIDQTAAASGGSFSQVSVPLSSIIAFVVIIFCGLMMVYANSFFCTHKTKEFAILAMSGSSFFDSTLYLFYQEIIISLIALPIGYLIGMAGAVGVNSIMYHSMHIHKSIFMIPMRAYADTLMTIAILFFVTILGDSGFVYRHDIQTLLHESHEKVVDKKLPSYLPPFIYIFAIILLVTTPYSPTGFVFPCFVGGIGAAYVLSQSIPEILRKIKSQRLGHTLDLVSLSHLSTSLTNSGALILVYVVTNVCMSAMIIAQKNSPREYMTAIIAYIVMTILLSITIMYKYAAETMKRVKAFSNLYKIGCTRKKIASYIKKEVILFYALLVLIPIVYLAIVMVQVYMHTPDTLGLIVMLFGVDIIPQMVLAVMTYYIYKKNVYTEIGDVL from the coding sequence ATGGGGACATTTAAATTTGCCTGTAAGATGTTGAAACGTGAAAAGAGACAAGCTATATCCTATGGTGTTACTGTTCTTTTTACTGTCTTTGTATCATTTATCTTCTTTAATATTATTAATAATGATACGTTAATAGATCAAACAGCAGCTGCAAGTGGTGGATCTTTTTCACAGGTCAGTGTTCCATTATCAAGTATTATCGCATTTGTTGTTATAATATTTTGTGGATTAATGATGGTTTATGCCAACTCATTCTTTTGTACACATAAGACAAAAGAATTTGCGATTCTTGCGATGAGTGGCAGCAGTTTTTTTGATTCAACGCTCTATTTATTTTATCAGGAAATCATTATCTCTTTAATTGCTTTACCTATAGGTTATTTGATTGGTATGGCAGGGGCAGTAGGAGTGAATTCAATCATGTATCACTCTATGCATATTCATAAGTCTATCTTCATGATTCCTATGCGTGCCTATGCAGATACACTTATGACTATTGCGATTCTTTTCTTTGTAACTATTCTAGGAGATTCAGGCTTTGTTTACCGCCATGATATCCAGACACTCTTACATGAATCTCATGAAAAGGTTGTGGATAAGAAATTACCTTCTTATCTTCCGCCATTCATTTATATATTTGCGATTATTTTATTAGTTACGACTCCTTATAGTCCAACTGGATTTGTATTCCCTTGTTTTGTGGGTGGAATAGGGGCGGCTTATGTATTATCGCAGTCAATCCCAGAAATACTTAGAAAAATCAAGAGTCAACGTTTAGGACATACTTTAGACCTGGTTTCTTTAAGTCATTTATCTACTTCTTTGACTAATTCAGGTGCTCTTATCCTTGTTTATGTTGTCACAAATGTTTGTATGAGTGCTATGATCATTGCTCAGAAAAATTCACCAAGAGAATATATGACCGCTATTATTGCTTACATTGTGATGACAATCTTATTATCTATCACAATTATGTATAAATATGCTGCAGAAACTATGAAAAGAGTGAAAGCCTTTAGTAATCTTTATAAGATAGGCTGTACAAGAAAGAAGATTGCTTCTTATATTAAGAAGGAAGTTATTCTCTTCTATGCATTACTTGTTTTAATACCTATTGTTTATCTTGCAATTGTCATGGTTCAGGTTTATATGCATACACCGGATACTTTAGGTCTTATTGTTATGTTGTTTGGTGTGGATATCATTCCACAGATGGTTCTTGCAGTGATGACTTATTATATTTATAAGAAGAATGTTTATACAGAAATCGGAGACGTACTATGA
- a CDS encoding PTS sugar transporter subunit IIB translates to MNLLKILICCGGGFSSSYVTTRMQKQIKENHLENQVQVDFSPFSLMHEVIDQYDVVMCCPHLLMEIKLHFKDTGVPLYVLPPRMYGLMKLTEIVDDAKGVIDIYKQTKQNPVYFPGEENILRVTRINSYRHTHGGKDHGDI, encoded by the coding sequence ATGAATCTATTAAAAATATTAATCTGCTGTGGGGGTGGCTTCTCATCAAGCTATGTCACTACACGTATGCAGAAACAAATTAAAGAAAATCATTTAGAGAATCAAGTACAAGTTGATTTCTCACCCTTTAGCTTGATGCACGAAGTCATTGATCAATATGATGTAGTGATGTGCTGTCCACACCTGCTTATGGAAATTAAGTTGCATTTCAAGGATACAGGTGTACCTTTATATGTTCTTCCTCCTAGAATGTATGGCTTGATGAAACTTACTGAAATTGTAGATGATGCGAAAGGAGTAATAGACATCTATAAACAAACAAAACAGAATCCAGTTTATTTTCCTGGAGAAGAAAATATCTTAAGAGTGACACGTATTAACTCTTATCGCCATACTCATGGAGGTAAAGATCATGGGGACATTTAA
- the rplT gene encoding 50S ribosomal protein L20: MARVKGGFTTRRRRKKTLKLAKGYFGSKHALYKTAHEQVMHSLKYAYRDRRQLKREMRKLWIARINAACRMNDMSYSTFMHGLKLAEVNVNRKMLSEIAIADPEGFKALTDLAKEQLAK; this comes from the coding sequence ATGGCAAGAGTAAAAGGCGGATTTACAACTAGACGCAGAAGAAAAAAGACATTAAAGCTAGCTAAAGGTTACTTCGGTAGCAAACATGCTTTATATAAAACAGCTCATGAACAGGTAATGCATTCTTTAAAGTATGCTTACAGAGATAGAAGACAGTTAAAGAGAGAAATGAGAAAGCTTTGGATTGCACGTATCAACGCTGCTTGCAGAATGAACGATATGTCATATTCAACTTTCATGCACGGTTTAAAACTTGCAGAAGTTAACGTTAACAGAAAGATGCTTTCAGAAATCGCAATTGCTGATCCTGAAGGTTTCAAGGCTTTAACTGATTTAGCTAAAGAACAGTTAGCAAAGTAA
- the rpmI gene encoding 50S ribosomal protein L35, whose amino-acid sequence MPKMKTHSGLKKRLKKTASGKLKRGHAYVSHLSHNKTHKQKKHLAKSTLVHPSDYKRIKSRI is encoded by the coding sequence ATGCCAAAAATGAAAACACATAGCGGTCTTAAGAAGCGCTTAAAGAAAACAGCAAGTGGTAAATTAAAGAGAGGCCATGCATACGTATCTCACTTATCACATAATAAGACACATAAACAGAAAAAGCATCTCGCTAAGTCAACATTAGTACACCCATCAGATTACAAGAGAATCAAGTCTCGTATCTAA
- the infC gene encoding translation initiation factor IF-3, giving the protein MAFIRRYDRTKPVKKEDPINENIRFKEVLVIDQNGEQLGVMSKRDAMNRAYDAGLDLVCVAPKAKPAVCRIMDYGKYRFEQQKKQKEMKKNSKVVAIKETQLSPTIDVHDKNVKLKRTLKWLQDGDKVKVAIRFRGRQMAHVDLGQKIMDDFIAECSEYCVVEKPAKLEGRTLTAMLAPKKAK; this is encoded by the coding sequence GTGGCTTTTATTAGACGTTATGATAGAACAAAACCAGTGAAGAAGGAAGATCCAATCAACGAAAATATTCGTTTTAAGGAAGTACTGGTTATTGATCAGAATGGAGAACAGTTAGGCGTTATGAGCAAGAGAGACGCAATGAATCGTGCTTATGATGCAGGACTTGATCTAGTTTGTGTTGCTCCTAAGGCAAAACCAGCGGTATGCCGTATCATGGATTACGGAAAGTATCGTTTCGAGCAGCAGAAGAAACAAAAAGAAATGAAGAAAAATTCAAAAGTTGTTGCGATCAAGGAGACGCAGTTATCTCCAACAATCGATGTACACGATAAGAACGTGAAGCTTAAACGTACTTTGAAATGGTTACAGGATGGCGATAAAGTCAAGGTAGCAATTCGTTTCAGAGGAAGACAGATGGCTCATGTTGATCTTGGACAGAAGATTATGGATGATTTTATTGCGGAATGTTCTGAATATTGCGTCGTTGAAAAGCCAGCTAAACTAGAAGGAAGAACATTGACAGCAATGCTCGCACCTAAAAAAGCAAAGTAA
- a CDS encoding RluA family pseudouridine synthase, whose protein sequence is MYKVTKDELLLDSLVEHTRKKRNDCKNLLKYKSVQVNGEVQTYHAFELHPGDEVEVGKKTNLPFELLYEDDDMIVINKPSGLVSEETRNNKYQTAFYMVMEYCRKKRQQCYLVHRLDQDTSGVLMFVKNKKLYQELTHNWNKYVKTRGYVAILEGQCRKSGTIKNHLVEDKQLKMRIAKEGQLAITHYKPLEVSKDYTMMEVFLDTGRKNQIRVHMASLNHPIIGDRKYGACTNPLKRLGLHAHEFAFTHPFTHKTMTFKAPLPSSFKQMFKPSKR, encoded by the coding sequence ATGTATAAGGTTACAAAAGATGAATTACTATTAGATTCTCTTGTAGAGCATACTCGTAAGAAGAGAAATGATTGTAAGAATTTATTGAAATATAAATCAGTACAGGTGAATGGTGAAGTACAGACTTATCATGCCTTTGAATTACATCCAGGAGATGAAGTAGAAGTTGGTAAGAAGACGAATCTTCCTTTTGAACTTCTTTATGAAGATGATGACATGATAGTCATTAATAAGCCTTCGGGGCTTGTGAGTGAAGAGACACGTAATAATAAATATCAGACAGCTTTTTATATGGTGATGGAATATTGTCGTAAGAAGAGACAGCAGTGTTATCTTGTACATCGCTTAGACCAGGATACTTCTGGTGTACTTATGTTTGTGAAGAATAAGAAGCTTTATCAGGAATTAACTCATAACTGGAATAAGTATGTTAAAACAAGAGGCTATGTCGCAATATTAGAAGGACAATGTCGTAAGTCAGGCACAATAAAGAATCATCTTGTAGAAGATAAACAGTTAAAGATGCGTATTGCGAAAGAGGGACAATTGGCTATTACGCACTACAAGCCATTAGAAGTATCTAAGGATTATACAATGATGGAAGTATTTTTAGATACAGGGCGTAAGAATCAGATTCGTGTTCATATGGCTTCTTTGAATCATCCTATTATTGGTGATAGGAAATATGGTGCATGTACAAATCCTTTAAAGAGATTAGGTTTACATGCACATGAATTTGCATTCACACATCCTTTTACACATAAAACAATGACCTTTAAAGCACCGCTTCCTTCTTCTTTTAAGCAGATGTTTAAACCTTCTAAAAGATAA
- a CDS encoding glycerate kinase family protein, with protein sequence MMKILAAFDSFKESMTAYAAGEAVQRAYNNVHICPLADGGEGTMEVMNRYLHGDIHEIEVAGPLFKTVHAKLAIMDDLAIIESAQACGLDYLTEEEKNGTEATSYGVGEMMKYAYDHGVKRFLLTLGGSACNDGGIGLLSGMGYGFFDQFDQRIPMNARGLETLDHIKKTRLDLSNIEVEGACDVTNPLCGNEGATYVFGPQKKVKDLEKTDQAMKHYAKIMSELVDKDDSCVPGAGAAGGMGYAIVTGLNGKLVTGFDAVSRTVHLEEAIQKADIIFTGEGKMDHQTLYGKTPIGVLRLAQKYNKPVVAFCGKCEDKETLLEAGFEDVRCINHTDEPLSVLLEKGPQYLEEEVRRYLEEKNV encoded by the coding sequence ATGATGAAAATACTTGCTGCATTTGATTCTTTTAAAGAAAGCATGACTGCATATGCTGCAGGAGAAGCAGTACAGAGAGCTTATAATAATGTACATATTTGTCCTTTAGCTGATGGTGGTGAAGGGACAATGGAAGTCATGAATCGTTATCTGCATGGTGATATTCATGAAATAGAGGTAGCGGGACCGCTATTTAAGACAGTTCATGCAAAACTCGCTATTATGGATGATCTTGCTATTATAGAAAGTGCACAGGCATGTGGACTTGATTACCTGACTGAAGAAGAAAAGAACGGAACAGAAGCAACATCTTATGGTGTAGGAGAAATGATGAAATATGCTTATGATCATGGTGTCAAACGTTTCCTTTTGACTTTAGGTGGATCAGCTTGTAATGATGGAGGTATAGGTCTATTAAGTGGTATGGGTTATGGTTTCTTTGATCAGTTTGATCAGCGTATTCCAATGAATGCGAGAGGACTCGAAACACTTGATCATATTAAGAAAACACGTCTTGATTTATCAAATATAGAAGTAGAAGGGGCATGTGATGTCACCAATCCATTATGTGGGAATGAAGGAGCCACTTATGTCTTTGGCCCTCAAAAAAAGGTAAAAGATTTAGAAAAGACAGATCAGGCAATGAAGCATTATGCGAAAATAATGAGTGAATTAGTTGATAAGGATGATTCATGTGTACCTGGTGCAGGAGCAGCAGGAGGTATGGGCTATGCGATTGTTACAGGACTAAATGGTAAATTAGTGACTGGATTTGATGCAGTCAGTCGTACAGTTCATCTAGAAGAAGCAATCCAGAAAGCGGATATTATTTTTACAGGTGAAGGAAAAATGGATCATCAGACTTTATATGGCAAGACACCAATAGGTGTCTTGCGCTTAGCACAGAAATACAATAAGCCTGTTGTTGCATTTTGTGGAAAGTGTGAAGATAAAGAGACATTACTTGAAGCTGGATTTGAGGATGTACGCTGTATTAATCATACAGATGAACCTCTTTCTGTATTATTGGAAAAAGGTCCACAGTATTTAGAAGAAGAAGTGAGACGTTATTTGGAGGAAAAGAATGTATAA